A stretch of Miscanthus floridulus cultivar M001 chromosome 13, ASM1932011v1, whole genome shotgun sequence DNA encodes these proteins:
- the LOC136501338 gene encoding uncharacterized protein, which produces MAMSSRALLRRIGGALLRRSFSDAAAAAAAGYHVAGGPSYMRGAVFWEPGRPLTLEEFSMPRPKAGELLIKTKACGVCHSDLHVLKGELPFSSPCVVGHEITGEVVDHGTHTPAEIINRFPVGSHVVGAFIMPCGNCFYCVKGQEDLCESFFAYNRAKGTLYDGETRLFLRGNGKPVYMYSMGGLAEYCIVPANALAVLPDSLPYTESAILGCAVFTAYGALRHAAEMRAGDSVAVIGVGGVGSSCLQIAKAFGASEVIAVDVLDEKLQNARTLGATHTVNAAKEDAVERIKEITDGRGVDVAIEALGKALTFSQCAKSVRDGGKAVMIGLAAVNVMGEVDITRLVRRQVKIIGSYGARARQDLPQIVKLAESGAFNLQNTISRKCKFEEVNGAYEDLNQGKIVGRAVVEIME; this is translated from the exons ATGGCCATGTCCTCGCGCGCCCTCCTCCGCCGGATCGGCGGCGCGCTCCTCCGCCGCTCCTTCtccgatgccgccgccgccgccgccgcggggtaCCACGTCGCGGGCGGGCCCAGCTACATGCGCGGCGCCGTCTTCTGGGAGCCCGGCCGCCCGCTCACGCTCGAGGAGTTCAGCATGCCGCGCCCCAAGGCCGGCGAGCTCCTCATCAAGACCAAAG CCTGCGGGGTCTGCCACTCCGATCTCCATGTCTTGAAAGGCGAGCTCCCTTTCTCCAGCCCCTGTGTCGTGGGCCATGAGATCACCGGAGAGGTCGTCGACCATGGCACGCACACTCCTGCTGAGATCATCAACAG GTTCCCAGTCGGAAGTCACGTTGTTGGCGCGTTCATCATGCCATGTGGGAACTGCTTCTACTGTGTTAAG GGCCAAGAAGATCTGTGCGAGTCTTTCTTCGCGTATAATCGTGCCAAGGGGACGCTCTATGATGGCGAAACACGGCTGTTTCTAAGGGGCAATG GGAAACCGGTGTACATGTACAGTATGGGAGGGCTTGCAGAGTATTGCATCGTGCCAGCCAATGCGCTAGCAGTTCTCCCTGACTCGTTGCCATACACAGAATCAGCGATTTTAGGATGTGCAGTGTTTACCGCGTATGGTGCCCTGAGGCATGCTGCTGAAATGCGGGCGGGTGATTCGGTAGCTGTGATCGGAGTTGGAGGGGTTGGATCAAG CTGTTTACAGATAGCAAAAGCCTTTGGAGCTTCTGAAGTCATTGCAGTGGATGTTCTTGATGAGAAACTCCAGAACGCTAGAACACTTGGCGCAACTCACACTGTAAATGCAGCAAAAGAGGATGCAGTTGAAAGGATAAAG GAAATTACTGATGGTAGGGGTGTGGATGTGGCTATAGAGGCACTTGGTAAGGCATTAACATTTTCCCAGTGCGCCAAAAGCGTACGTGATGGAGGCAAAGCtgttatgatcgggcttgctgcAGTAAACGTAATGGGGGAGGTCGATATAACCCGTCTCGTCCGACGACAG GTGAAAATCATTGGTTCATACGGCGCAAGGGCCAGGCAAGATCTTCCTCAGATAGTGAAGCTCGCAGAGAGTGGCGCCTTCAATCTCCAGAACACCATATCAAGGAAATGCAAGTTTGAGGAGGTGAATGGCGCCTACGAGGATCTCAATCAGGGCAAGATCGTCGGGCGAGCTGTCGTTGAGATCATGGAGTGA
- the LOC136499284 gene encoding uncharacterized protein, which translates to MAPVDLSTSGYASVFLDFMGNQTCPLGTKVRGFVSLDVLNPITGEPMYVNPGGGRLNINHTVLNPNASNAWGCGKFIKTGWMHRYLSDDRLAIECYLSVVVGSRVSLSSGPPESSETTAAASSECEIQVPPPPENLLGRLLLLETAKKAGVDVTFKVQGVVFYAHKIVLAGLQPGRRSSRQSFMVGSEKVIATRTTNITTTITL; encoded by the coding sequence ATGGCACCAGTGGACCTGAGCACGAGTGGCTACGCGTCCGTCTTCCTTGACTTCATGGGCAACCAGACCTGCCCTTTGGGGACCAAGGTGAGGGGGTTCGTCAGCTTGGACGTCCTCAACCCCATCACCGGTGAGCCTATGTACGTCAACCCCGGCGGCGGCCGCCTCAACATCAACCACACCGTGTTGAACCCTAACGCAAGCAACGCCTGGGGCTGTGGCAAGTTCATCAAGACGGGCTGGATGCACAGGTACCTATCCGATGATCGCCTCGCCATCGAGTGCTATCTTAGCGTCGTGGTGGGCAGTCGGGTGTCACTGTCATCAGGACCTCCTGAATCATCTGAGACGACAGCAGCAGCATCTTCAGAGTGTGAGATCCAGGTGCCGCCGCCACCGGAAAATCTTCTTGGGAGGTTATTGCTGCTCGAAACTGCAAAGAAGGCCGGGGTGGACGTGACGTTCAAGGTTCAAGGAGTGGTTTTCTACGCACACAAGATCGTGCTTGCAGGCTTGCAGCCAGGTCGCCGGTCTTCAAGGCAGAGCTTTATGGTGGGTTCAGAGAAGGTAATAGCAACAAGAACGACGAACAtaaccaccaccatcaccttgtAA